Proteins from a single region of Microbacterium sp. zg-Y818:
- a CDS encoding carbohydrate ABC transporter permease, with protein sequence MTISSSSPNALVQLENQVDPDPKTAPRRRVKRKTWQTIIWFVALLTITAVVLYPLVWLFVSTFKPNSEFGQNQGLIPNSPTLDNYAKVMEGIAGVPMGQFFWNSFVLAALSVVGTVISSALAAYAFARLQFKGLGVLFAAMIGTLLLPFHVVIIPQYILFNNLGLVDTFVPLLLPKFLATEAFFVFLLVQFIRQMPRDMDEAAKIDGAGHFRVFWSIILPLIRPALITCAIFSFIWAWNDFLGPLLYLTSPENYPLPIALRLYNDQTSSSDYGATVTASFVALLPILLFFIVFQRFLVDGVATQGLKG encoded by the coding sequence ATGACCATCTCCTCCTCCTCCCCGAACGCGCTCGTCCAGCTCGAGAACCAGGTCGACCCCGACCCCAAGACCGCTCCGCGGCGGCGCGTCAAGCGCAAGACCTGGCAGACGATCATCTGGTTCGTCGCCCTGCTGACCATCACCGCGGTCGTGCTCTACCCGCTGGTGTGGCTCTTCGTCTCGACCTTCAAGCCGAACTCGGAGTTCGGTCAGAACCAGGGACTCATCCCGAACAGCCCGACCCTGGACAACTACGCCAAGGTGATGGAGGGCATCGCCGGCGTGCCGATGGGCCAGTTCTTCTGGAATTCCTTCGTGCTGGCCGCGCTGTCGGTCGTCGGCACCGTGATCTCCTCGGCCCTGGCCGCCTACGCGTTCGCGCGCCTGCAGTTCAAGGGGCTCGGCGTGCTCTTCGCCGCGATGATCGGCACGCTGCTGCTGCCGTTCCACGTCGTGATCATCCCGCAGTACATCCTGTTCAACAATCTCGGCCTCGTCGACACGTTCGTACCCCTGCTGCTGCCGAAGTTCCTGGCCACCGAGGCGTTCTTCGTCTTCCTGCTGGTGCAGTTCATCCGGCAGATGCCGCGCGACATGGATGAGGCGGCCAAGATCGACGGCGCCGGCCACTTCCGGGTGTTCTGGTCGATCATCCTGCCGCTCATCCGGCCCGCCCTCATCACCTGCGCGATCTTCTCCTTCATCTGGGCGTGGAACGACTTCCTGGGTCCCCTGCTGTACCTCACGAGCCCCGAGAACTATCCGCTCCCGATCGCGCTGCGGCTGTACAACGACCAGACGTCCTCGAGCGACTACGGCGCGACGGTGACGGCGTCGTTCGTCGCGCTGCTGCCGATCCTGCTGTTCTTCATCGTCTTCCAGCGCTTCCTCGTCGACGGCGTCGCCACGCAGGGCCTCAAGGGCTGA
- a CDS encoding sugar ABC transporter permease, giving the protein MRKQRPELVSRPGQRQRARKETAAGYAFLIPWLLGFFGLTLVPMAYSLYLSFTSYNIFSPPKWIGLDNYVRLFTADPNFMQSAQITLIYVLVGTPITLLAALGVAILLNYRDKGAAFFRSAFYAPSLIGGSVSVAIVWRAMFNTDGPVDSGLNLFGIDLGGWIGQPGLILPMMILLSVWQFGATMVIFLAGLKQVPRELYEAAEMDGANAWRRFRAVTIPLLSPVIFFNLLLGLIGAFQVFASAYIISNGTGGPAGMTNFITVYLYKTGFADGRMGYAAAIAWVLLVVVAIIAFILFRTQKSWVHYSGDNR; this is encoded by the coding sequence ATGCGCAAGCAGCGCCCCGAGCTCGTCTCCCGGCCCGGCCAGCGTCAACGTGCGCGCAAAGAAACCGCCGCTGGATACGCCTTCCTCATCCCGTGGCTGCTCGGGTTCTTCGGCCTCACCCTCGTTCCGATGGCGTACTCGCTGTACCTGTCGTTCACGAGCTACAACATCTTCTCCCCGCCCAAGTGGATCGGCCTGGACAACTACGTCCGGCTCTTCACCGCGGACCCCAACTTCATGCAGTCGGCGCAGATCACTTTGATCTACGTCCTCGTGGGCACGCCGATCACGCTCTTGGCGGCTCTCGGGGTCGCCATCCTGCTCAACTACCGTGACAAGGGCGCTGCGTTCTTCCGCTCCGCCTTCTACGCCCCGTCGCTCATCGGCGGATCGGTGTCGGTGGCCATCGTCTGGCGCGCCATGTTCAACACCGACGGGCCGGTCGACAGCGGACTGAACCTCTTCGGCATCGACCTGGGCGGCTGGATCGGCCAGCCCGGTCTCATCCTGCCCATGATGATCCTGCTGTCGGTGTGGCAGTTCGGCGCCACGATGGTGATCTTCCTCGCCGGGCTCAAGCAGGTGCCCAGGGAGCTGTACGAGGCGGCCGAGATGGACGGCGCGAACGCGTGGCGCCGCTTCCGCGCCGTGACCATCCCGCTGCTGTCGCCGGTCATCTTCTTCAACCTGCTGCTGGGACTCATCGGCGCGTTCCAGGTCTTCGCGTCGGCGTACATCATCTCCAACGGCACCGGCGGCCCCGCCGGCATGACGAACTTCATCACCGTCTATCTCTACAAGACGGGCTTCGCCGACGGTCGCATGGGATACGCCGCGGCGATCGCGTGGGTGCTGCTGGTCGTCGTCGCGATCATCGCCTTCATCCTCTTCCGCACCCAGAAGTCGTGGGTGCACTACTCGGGAGACAACCGATGA